A window of Castanea sativa cultivar Marrone di Chiusa Pesio chromosome 1, ASM4071231v1 contains these coding sequences:
- the LOC142621721 gene encoding microtubule-destabilizing protein 60: MEKTHTKSALKFMKASSQSALSWSSTSRGMTKDELKDRLFGKSKASQKSPPRENTKPQDFKLHTQERAIKRAMFNYEVATKLFVIEQQKKQAERLQKMIEEEEVRLLRKEMIPRAQLMPFFDRPFFPQRSSRPLTVPREPSFRMRSGKCGGCNISCNGLYTFQGSHGGLNAIK, translated from the exons ATGGAGAAGACACACACCAAATCAGCACTTAAG TTTATGAAGGCTAGTTCACAATCTGCACTCTCGTGGAGCTCTACTTCTAGAGGAATG aCAAAAGATGAGCTCAAAGACAGGCTCTTTGGCAAATCTAAG GCTTCTCAGAAGTCTCCACCAAGAGAGAACACCAAGCCACAAGATTTCAAACTTCATACCCAAGAAAGAGCCATCAAACGCGCAATGTTCAACTACGAG GTTGCAACCAAGTTGTTTGTCATAGAGCAACAGAAGAAACAAGCAGAAAGGTTGCAGAAG ATGATAGAAGAGGAAGAGGTTCGTTTGCTTAGAAAGGAGATGATTCCAAGAGCTCAATTGATGCCCTTTTTTGATAGACCCTTTTTCCCACAAAG ATCAAGCAGGCCCTTGACAGTTCCCAGAGAACCAAGTTTCCGCATGAGGAGTGGCAAGTGCGGAGGCTGCAATATCTCTTGCAATGGACTATACACTTTTCAAGGGAGTCATGGTGGTCTGAATgctatcaaataa